In Pleurocapsa sp. PCC 7319, the following are encoded in one genomic region:
- a CDS encoding Tic20 family protein, producing the protein MNTPVTDAKDRSFAALIYLFPLVYSLPFGILLLSQFPWLYQFFSPLIAIYGITNSLPFASLIIFFGLWFAVIRNDNVSYFVRFSAMQAILMNIIQILFSLIMSILIPAFGAQGLLTETLSNTIFMGSVVACFYGIFRSIQGEYAELPVLSDAASSQIR; encoded by the coding sequence ATGAACACACCTGTAACAGACGCTAAAGACCGTAGTTTTGCAGCTTTAATCTATTTATTCCCCCTTGTATACTCCTTGCCTTTTGGTATACTACTATTATCACAATTTCCTTGGTTGTACCAATTTTTCTCACCTCTAATTGCAATTTATGGGATTACAAATAGCCTGCCTTTTGCAAGTTTGATCATTTTCTTTGGTTTATGGTTTGCAGTAATCAGAAATGATAATGTCAGCTATTTTGTTCGTTTTAGTGCTATGCAAGCGATTTTAATGAATATAATCCAGATTTTATTTAGCCTGATTATGAGCATTTTGATACCTGCTTTTGGCGCTCAAGGTCTTCTCACTGAAACTCTTTCAAACACAATTTTTATGGGTAGTGTTGTTGCTTGTTTCTATGGTATTTTTCGCTCTATTCAAGGAGAATATGCCGAACTTCCCGTTCTTTCTGATGCAGCTTCCTCCCAAATTCGTTAA
- a CDS encoding glycerate kinase, which yields MTLNILIAPSGFKESLDAEQVADCIAAGIKRVLPDARTIKAPLVDGGEGFTKALVEATGGTLHPVQVTGPVGQKINTYYGLLGNTYYKTAVVEMAAAAGLRHVPTELRDPLITTTYGVGELIRAALDAGVERILVGCGDSGTNDGGAGMAQALGVKLLDSEGKQLGFGGGELIKLKQIDLSERDLRLDWVQIDVACNWHNVLCGSQGVARVFGPQKGASSETVEEMALALEHYATVIKADLGIQVGQLPGSGASGGLGTGLLALLDAKLYPRYEIVMQYLEIDRLLPQVDLVITAEGCLDSQTPRGKIPSEVARRAKRYNLPVIALAGTIGQDAEVNWQHGIDYFASILTYPCQLQEAIAEASTLLTNASEGIGRLLLVGRQVRHCTLSGW from the coding sequence ATGACTTTAAATATTTTAATCGCTCCATCTGGTTTTAAAGAAAGTCTCGATGCCGAACAAGTTGCTGATTGTATTGCAGCAGGCATCAAGAGAGTCTTACCCGATGCTCGAACAATTAAAGCCCCATTAGTAGATGGAGGAGAAGGTTTTACTAAAGCATTGGTTGAAGCTACAGGAGGTACTTTACACCCTGTTCAAGTAACTGGACCAGTAGGACAAAAAATCAATACATACTATGGTTTACTAGGAAACACTTATTATAAAACCGCGGTTGTGGAAATGGCAGCAGCAGCGGGTTTGCGTCATGTTCCAACTGAATTGCGCGATCCTCTAATAACCACTACTTACGGTGTTGGAGAATTAATTAGAGCCGCTTTAGACGCTGGAGTTGAGCGCATCTTAGTTGGCTGCGGAGATTCTGGTACTAATGACGGCGGTGCTGGTATGGCACAGGCTTTAGGTGTCAAGTTACTGGACTCAGAAGGAAAACAGTTGGGTTTTGGCGGAGGGGAACTGATCAAACTAAAGCAAATTGATTTATCAGAACGAGATCTGCGTCTCGATTGGGTACAAATTGATGTGGCTTGTAACTGGCATAATGTGCTGTGTGGCTCTCAAGGGGTAGCCAGAGTATTTGGTCCGCAAAAAGGAGCATCTTCTGAAACTGTTGAAGAAATGGCTCTGGCTCTAGAACACTATGCCACAGTTATTAAAGCAGATCTAGGTATTCAAGTGGGGCAACTGCCTGGTAGTGGTGCTTCTGGTGGTTTAGGAACAGGTTTACTAGCTCTATTAGATGCGAAATTATATCCTCGCTATGAAATCGTTATGCAGTACCTAGAAATAGATCGCTTACTGCCACAAGTAGATTTAGTAATTACTGCCGAAGGATGTCTCGATTCCCAAACTCCTAGGGGTAAAATTCCTTCTGAGGTTGCCCGACGAGCCAAACGTTACAATTTACCAGTCATAGCTTTAGCTGGCACGATCGGTCAGGATGCTGAGGTCAACTGGCAACACGGAATTGACTATTTTGCCAGTATTTTGACCTATCCTTGTCAACTACAAGAAGCGATCGCCGAAGCTTCAACTTTATTAACTAACGCGTCCGAAGGCATAGGAAGATTGCTGCTAGTGGGTCGACAAGTTAGACATTGCACCTTGAGCGGATGGTAA
- a CDS encoding UPF0182 family protein has protein sequence MKRLYQPLSVSIVVIIGLWGIFEIFSRWFAEILWFKEVDYLSAFLIRRGSECTLWLLICIITSLFLGWNLWLASRWQWHWRSKEEWYDAGVFYTSLPKQFVTQNSHKITLGKQLSIRPDSEQKTSSPRLKLPLLLLAAIAAAAALTYILLHSTQIALSVWETSYRLPKIASRLKPPLDIFDLDNLTNFILSYLRQLGIVVVIVPLLLWKPKISLKVSVILVGIIFGFIWAGNWAIVLRFLNPSSFNLVDPQFQKDIGFYIFRLPLWQLFEFWLVEVYCYALISCTLFYLLSGNSLSEGRFPGFSRPQLRHLSILGSGVMLSLANQHWLNRFELLYNSSGVVYGAGYTSIKVQLTIEIFLTIVAVLSAIWLIYKGFTGYQNLQLKKRKIKRIIWLILPFMIYLFVFSLSNFSSATIQHLLVQPNELVKEKPYIERNIAMTRRAFNLDNIEAETFNPQGALTAEDLKNNNLTIKNIRLWDTRPILETNRQLQQIRPYYQFADADIDRYVLGKDANTAKGDKQQVIIAARELDYGQVPEIAQTWVNRHLIYTHGYGFTLSPVNQVAQGGLPFYYVKDIGTGSQDSGTLRASDDLIRQSILLDKPRIYYGELTNTYIMTATKLRELDFPSGEENVYNTYDGNGGIKIGNYWRRILFAEYLKDWQMLFAQNFTDDTKLLFRRNIKQRVEEIAPFLSYDRDPYLIAAKIRQDENHENLYWIIDAYTTSDRYPYSDPGENKFNYLRNSVKVAVDAYNGKVDFYISDPEDPIIQTWDKVFPHLFKPLSAMPSELRRHIRYPEDLFRIQSERLLTYHMTDPQVFYNREDQWQIPKEIYGTESQQVAPYYLIMKLPTATQEEFILLHPYTPRSRSNLIAWLAARSDGAEYGKLLLYKFPKQKLIYGPNQIEALINQDPVISQQISLWNREGSRAIQGNLLIIPIEQSLLYVEPLYIEAEENSLPALTKVIVIFQNQIVMADTLDQGIDAIFKSQDNPQIIIRPVEDI, from the coding sequence ATGAAACGTCTTTATCAACCATTATCGGTCTCAATTGTAGTTATTATAGGCTTATGGGGTATTTTTGAGATTTTTTCACGTTGGTTTGCGGAAATACTCTGGTTTAAAGAAGTTGACTATCTCTCAGCATTCTTAATTCGACGGGGAAGTGAGTGTACTTTATGGTTATTAATCTGTATTATTACGAGCTTATTTCTGGGGTGGAATTTGTGGTTAGCAAGTCGCTGGCAATGGCATTGGCGATCTAAAGAGGAATGGTATGATGCCGGAGTTTTCTATACTTCCTTGCCAAAACAATTTGTTACTCAAAATTCTCATAAAATTACTTTGGGAAAACAATTATCCATTAGACCCGATTCTGAGCAAAAAACTTCTTCTCCCCGCTTAAAATTACCTTTATTACTTTTGGCTGCGATCGCAGCTGCTGCCGCTCTTACCTATATACTTCTTCATAGTACCCAAATCGCACTATCTGTTTGGGAAACAAGCTATCGCTTACCCAAAATTGCTTCTCGTTTAAAACCCCCGCTAGATATCTTTGACCTAGATAATCTGACTAACTTCATTTTGAGCTATCTCCGTCAGTTGGGAATTGTGGTGGTTATTGTGCCGTTACTTTTATGGAAACCTAAGATTAGTTTAAAAGTAAGCGTCATTTTAGTGGGTATTATTTTTGGGTTTATCTGGGCAGGAAATTGGGCAATTGTACTCCGCTTTTTAAATCCTTCTAGCTTTAATTTAGTAGATCCGCAATTTCAAAAAGACATTGGTTTTTATATCTTCCGTTTGCCTCTTTGGCAGCTATTTGAATTTTGGTTAGTTGAAGTGTATTGCTATGCATTAATATCTTGCACCTTATTTTACTTATTATCAGGGAATAGTCTTTCAGAGGGTCGTTTTCCAGGTTTTTCTCGCCCTCAACTTCGCCACCTTTCTATTTTGGGCTCAGGAGTAATGTTGAGTTTAGCTAACCAACATTGGTTGAATCGTTTTGAGCTACTTTATAACTCTAGTGGAGTAGTTTATGGTGCAGGTTATACCAGTATTAAAGTTCAGTTAACTATAGAAATATTTTTAACTATAGTAGCGGTACTTAGTGCAATTTGGTTGATATACAAAGGATTTACTGGATATCAAAATCTACAGCTCAAGAAACGTAAAATAAAGCGCATTATTTGGTTGATTTTGCCCTTTATGATCTATTTGTTCGTCTTTTCCCTGAGTAATTTTTCTAGTGCCACAATTCAACATCTATTGGTACAACCCAACGAACTAGTAAAAGAAAAACCATATATCGAGCGTAATATTGCGATGACTCGCAGAGCCTTTAACCTGGATAATATTGAGGCAGAAACTTTTAATCCCCAGGGGGCATTAACGGCTGAAGATCTAAAGAATAACAATTTAACGATCAAAAATATTCGGTTGTGGGATACTCGCCCAATTCTAGAAACTAACCGTCAACTACAGCAAATCCGTCCCTATTATCAGTTTGCCGATGCCGATATTGATCGCTACGTCCTTGGTAAGGATGCTAATACAGCTAAAGGCGATAAACAACAGGTGATCATTGCAGCTCGGGAATTAGATTATGGACAAGTCCCAGAAATTGCCCAAACCTGGGTAAATAGACATCTTATTTATACTCATGGTTATGGTTTTACTCTCTCTCCAGTAAATCAAGTCGCCCAAGGGGGATTACCTTTCTACTACGTTAAGGATATTGGTACAGGAAGCCAAGATTCTGGAACGCTTAGAGCATCTGATGATTTAATTCGTCAGAGTATTCTCCTTGATAAACCCCGTATTTATTACGGAGAGTTAACCAACACCTATATTATGACTGCTACTAAGTTAAGGGAGTTGGATTTTCCTAGTGGAGAAGAAAACGTTTATAACACCTACGATGGCAATGGTGGAATTAAAATTGGTAATTACTGGCGACGAATATTGTTTGCCGAATATCTTAAAGATTGGCAAATGCTATTTGCACAAAATTTTACTGATGATACTAAGTTACTGTTTCGACGTAATATCAAACAGCGTGTTGAAGAAATAGCCCCCTTTCTTAGTTATGATCGAGATCCTTATTTAATAGCCGCGAAAATTCGTCAGGATGAGAATCACGAAAATCTTTATTGGATTATTGATGCCTATACTACTAGCGATCGCTATCCTTATTCCGATCCAGGAGAAAATAAATTTAACTATCTTCGTAACTCAGTCAAAGTAGCGGTGGATGCCTATAATGGCAAAGTGGATTTTTACATTTCAGACCCAGAAGATCCAATAATTCAAACCTGGGACAAAGTTTTTCCCCATCTATTTAAACCACTCTCAGCTATGCCATCAGAATTACGTCGCCATATTCGCTACCCTGAGGACTTATTTCGGATCCAGTCAGAAAGATTACTTACTTACCACATGACAGATCCTCAGGTATTTTACAATCGTGAAGATCAGTGGCAAATCCCCAAAGAAATTTATGGCACAGAGTCGCAGCAGGTAGCGCCTTACTACCTTATCATGAAGCTCCCCACTGCTACCCAAGAAGAATTTATTTTGTTGCATCCTTATACTCCTAGGAGTCGGTCTAACTTAATCGCTTGGTTAGCAGCCCGTTCCGATGGTGCAGAATATGGCAAATTGCTGTTATATAAATTCCCTAAACAAAAACTGATTTATGGACCGAATCAAATAGAAGCTTTAATCAATCAAGATCCTGTGATTTCTCAACAGATTTCTCTTTGGAATCGTGAGGGGTCACGGGCAATACAAGGTAATCTATTAATTATTCCGATTGAGCAATCGTTGCTGTATGTTGAACCTTTGTATATTGAAGCGGAAGAAAACAGCTTACCTGCTTTAACCAAAGTAATTGTTATTTTTCAAAATCAGATTGTCATGGCAGATACATTGGATCAGGGCATTGATGCAATTTTTAAATCGCAAGATAATCCTCAAATCATAATTCGTCCAGTAGAAGACATATAG
- a CDS encoding SLC13 family permease, producing the protein MRSGKKGSRAKDGGDIQQLIASKKVPKTYKYQENLPVSHPRPLRWVVDAAFPLALTLTAGISVLLPTSLPTEGRLSLFAFIVAAILWSTTSINAAYVALGTVMLLVLTGGTSQEQLFAALSSDVIWLMIGAFILGGAVQKTGLAARLTQIVVARANTVRSLFWLLTSVLIPLSFIIPSTSGRAAVTIPVFRSITAATNDKRITRAIALLMPTVILVSTIGAIVGAGSHLIANDLLYQITQQRISFTQWAIYGLPFAIAASYASCWVIMRLFLNKSRLDRPLPPQKLKQQPLSTKEIKTLIIVLMMVLLWLTENWHGYEIATISVAGALILTLPNLGILSWQEGIKAVSWNLIIFVGAALVLGRSLIDSDAAQWIISKIFQISTISQSNSHLFILLLLALISLTSHLYMTSHTARAAALVPPMLYLANSLQLNPVAVLFLSTLGMDYCLTFPVSSKALLIFCELDDQTYQPTDLLRLSSVLLLVHLGLIILFYFGYWRWIGLAL; encoded by the coding sequence TTGCGGAGCGGAAAAAAGGGAAGTAGGGCAAAAGACGGAGGAGACATACAGCAATTGATTGCTTCTAAGAAAGTACCTAAGACTTATAAATATCAAGAAAACTTGCCAGTATCCCATCCCAGACCTTTACGCTGGGTAGTTGATGCAGCTTTCCCACTAGCGTTAACTCTCACCGCTGGCATTAGTGTTTTATTGCCGACTTCCCTCCCTACAGAAGGACGTTTATCACTGTTTGCTTTTATCGTAGCTGCTATATTATGGTCAACAACCTCAATCAACGCTGCTTACGTTGCTTTGGGAACCGTCATGCTATTGGTTTTGACTGGTGGTACATCTCAAGAACAACTTTTTGCCGCCTTGTCTTCTGATGTCATCTGGTTGATGATTGGAGCTTTTATCTTAGGAGGTGCAGTTCAAAAAACTGGACTAGCAGCAAGGTTAACTCAAATTGTAGTGGCGCGAGCTAATACAGTCCGCAGTCTTTTTTGGCTGTTAACTAGCGTTTTGATTCCTCTATCTTTCATAATTCCTTCTACTTCTGGTCGAGCGGCGGTTACGATCCCCGTCTTTCGTAGTATTACTGCTGCTACTAATGACAAGCGGATAACTCGCGCGATCGCCTTATTAATGCCAACTGTTATCTTAGTTTCAACTATAGGTGCAATAGTTGGTGCTGGTTCTCACTTGATCGCCAATGACTTACTATATCAAATTACTCAGCAAAGAATTTCCTTTACTCAATGGGCGATTTATGGATTACCGTTTGCCATTGCTGCTAGCTACGCTTCTTGTTGGGTAATTATGAGACTATTTTTAAATAAGTCTCGACTTGATCGCCCATTACCACCGCAGAAACTAAAACAACAACCTCTTTCGACCAAGGAAATTAAAACTCTTATTATTGTCCTAATGATGGTGTTACTGTGGTTGACTGAAAATTGGCATGGCTATGAAATTGCCACTATCTCTGTGGCAGGGGCTTTAATATTGACATTGCCTAATTTAGGTATTTTGAGCTGGCAAGAAGGCATCAAAGCAGTTTCTTGGAATTTGATTATTTTTGTTGGTGCAGCTTTAGTCTTAGGGCGATCGCTAATTGATTCTGATGCAGCGCAGTGGATCATCAGTAAAATTTTCCAGATTAGTACTATTTCTCAAAGCAACTCACATTTATTTATATTGCTACTACTGGCGTTAATTTCCCTCACATCTCACCTCTATATGACTTCCCATACAGCAAGGGCAGCAGCCTTAGTACCTCCAATGTTGTACTTAGCGAATAGTTTGCAACTTAATCCAGTAGCCGTTTTATTCTTAAGTACCTTGGGTATGGACTATTGTCTAACCTTTCCTGTTAGTTCTAAGGCACTATTAATCTTCTGCGAACTAGACGATCAAACTTATCAGCCAACTGATTTACTCCGTCTCAGTTCTGTTCTGCTTTTAGTTCATTTGGGATTAATTATCTTATTTTATTTTGGTTACTGGCGCTGGATTGGCCTGGCATTATGA
- a CDS encoding ATP-binding protein, with protein sequence MKLQQKLLSTFGGLVVLALLNAGVTGWAIYNWQTSNRELNNHYQRSLLIKELKTRVINATQTIRDVIATGEPNARSQFETDIAPVQQYFRNWSQLAHNGAEKKQIQELKNAYLLLLRDCEEILQLLAEDRKFEALEIRRNKLQNTSIPMFKKLGERAVDSDQQDRQAILRRVKQSQETAELVLILAAFGTISLSLLLIAYLNSDLFTPLKEVKQALDNLSQGGRQIYLDAERGDEIGSVNRAFNRLVESLQKREKLLELAALETVNGTAAGNSSSIKNAPSRLLVHQLLNQMEVQLAQLDYKNGNGNVKTARKQVIINQVTQLLSTVTHLTEFGFPLDLNLTEIDIRALLYEIVISFQEELVTRSISIELEIAPEVKRAVVDRLKLREAIKQLIENALEALPETGGRIGIFTNVVSDNELLIDVTDNGTGIKKSLIDGFFNSAEILSGTQQSRSPMGLKLTKEIVEQHGGELTLNSELNQGTQVQIKLPILTKKLRSPSLKLSQQV encoded by the coding sequence ATGAAACTACAGCAAAAACTCTTATCTACTTTTGGTGGTTTAGTTGTATTGGCCTTACTCAATGCAGGGGTAACGGGGTGGGCAATCTATAATTGGCAAACCAGCAATCGAGAACTCAACAATCATTATCAACGTAGTTTACTAATCAAAGAATTAAAAACGCGAGTTATTAATGCGACTCAAACAATTCGAGATGTGATCGCTACAGGTGAACCTAATGCAAGAAGTCAATTTGAAACAGATATTGCTCCTGTTCAGCAGTATTTTCGGAATTGGTCACAATTGGCACACAATGGTGCAGAGAAAAAGCAAATACAAGAACTCAAAAACGCCTATTTATTATTGCTTAGAGATTGCGAAGAAATTTTACAATTATTGGCAGAGGATCGTAAATTCGAAGCTTTAGAGATAAGAAGAAATAAGCTTCAAAACACCAGTATTCCAATGTTTAAAAAACTTGGTGAACGAGCAGTTGATTCCGATCAACAAGACCGTCAGGCAATTCTGAGACGAGTCAAACAGAGTCAAGAAACAGCAGAATTGGTTCTGATCTTGGCCGCTTTTGGGACAATCTCCTTGAGCTTGCTGCTGATAGCTTATCTCAACTCCGATCTGTTTACCCCCCTCAAGGAAGTGAAGCAAGCTCTTGATAATCTTAGTCAAGGCGGTCGCCAAATTTATTTGGATGCGGAAAGAGGCGATGAAATTGGTTCGGTCAATCGCGCCTTCAATCGGCTGGTCGAGTCATTGCAAAAACGAGAAAAACTTCTAGAGCTGGCAGCTTTGGAAACAGTTAATGGGACAGCAGCAGGGAATAGCTCTTCGATCAAGAACGCACCTTCCCGGCTACTTGTACACCAGCTCTTAAATCAAATGGAAGTACAACTAGCTCAATTGGATTACAAGAACGGGAACGGGAACGTTAAAACGGCTAGGAAGCAGGTAATTATTAATCAAGTTACTCAACTATTAAGTACAGTCACTCATCTAACCGAGTTTGGCTTTCCTCTGGATCTTAATCTTACAGAAATTGATATTCGAGCGTTGCTGTATGAGATCGTAATTAGTTTTCAGGAAGAATTGGTAACTCGTAGCATTAGTATTGAATTAGAGATCGCACCAGAAGTAAAACGAGCAGTTGTAGATCGGCTAAAATTGCGAGAAGCAATTAAGCAGTTGATAGAAAATGCCTTGGAAGCACTTCCAGAAACTGGTGGTCGAATTGGTATTTTTACTAACGTGGTAAGTGATAATGAGTTACTGATTGATGTAACTGATAATGGCACGGGAATCAAAAAGTCCTTGATCGATGGATTCTTTAATAGTGCAGAAATACTGTCAGGAACTCAGCAAAGTCGATCGCCGATGGGACTCAAACTTACCAAGGAGATCGTCGAACAGCATGGCGGAGAGTTGACACTTAATAGTGAGTTGAATCAAGGCACACAGGTACAAATTAAGTTACCGATACTGACTAAAAAGTTGCGATCGCCATCTTTGAAGCTTTCCCAACAAGTTTGA
- a CDS encoding peptidoglycan-binding protein → MKDIELKLPDWYDYESELCGEVHNREDEAFDDQAKSYSGLIKNTPGCSTSACNALSQQLIHQMNVMFPNILVSFEELNVNLNKAAFPYLQAPAKTALAKAIQERGRTMTVNSGYRTIAQQLLLFNWGRSCGYPIVARPGRSNHQSGLALDINDHTGWQPYLKKHSWRWFGPRDKPHFDYVSTGAQDIRQATMKAFQQLWNNNNPGQTLTVDGVWGPNTERSLNESPAYGFKIAPWDEKPRLLKLTTPMTEGSDVFKVQKALQDHGYSIVPDGYYGKGTATVVKQFQENSGINVDGVVGANTLAKLFA, encoded by the coding sequence ATGAAAGATATCGAATTAAAACTACCAGACTGGTATGACTATGAATCAGAACTTTGTGGTGAAGTTCATAATCGTGAGGATGAGGCATTTGATGACCAAGCTAAATCATATTCGGGTCTAATTAAAAATACTCCTGGCTGTTCAACTTCTGCTTGTAATGCTTTGTCCCAGCAGTTGATTCATCAGATGAATGTAATGTTTCCTAATATATTGGTTAGTTTTGAAGAGCTGAATGTAAATCTTAATAAGGCTGCCTTTCCCTATCTTCAAGCCCCGGCCAAAACAGCTCTGGCTAAAGCGATTCAGGAGCGGGGTAGAACAATGACAGTTAACTCTGGATATAGAACAATTGCCCAGCAATTACTATTATTTAACTGGGGCAGAAGTTGTGGCTATCCGATTGTTGCCAGACCTGGAAGAAGCAACCATCAAAGCGGGTTAGCTCTTGATATTAACGATCATACTGGTTGGCAACCTTACCTCAAAAAACATAGCTGGAGATGGTTTGGTCCCCGGGACAAGCCTCATTTTGATTATGTTAGCACTGGTGCCCAAGATATTCGCCAAGCAACCATGAAAGCTTTCCAACAATTATGGAATAACAATAATCCCGGTCAAACACTTACCGTAGATGGAGTATGGGGACCCAATACGGAACGTAGTTTGAATGAATCACCTGCTTATGGATTTAAAATTGCTCCCTGGGACGAAAAACCGAGACTGCTTAAGCTCACTACTCCAATGACGGAAGGTTCTGATGTCTTCAAAGTTCAAAAAGCATTACAAGATCATGGATATAGCATTGTACCTGACGGTTATTATGGCAAGGGAACAGCCACGGTTGTTAAACAGTTTCAAGAAAATTCTGGTATTAATGTAGATGGTGTAGTTGGAGCGAATACTCTCGCTAAACTTTTTGCTTAA
- a CDS encoding class I SAM-dependent methyltransferase has translation MSKKSLGLDSQVYNYLLSVSLREEEILTKLRAETDQHRGSIMQISPDQGQFMAMLIKLIGAKKAIDIGVFTGYSSLAVALALPEDGKVIACDCDPESTAIARRFWQEAGVEHKIDFQLAPALDTLDRLIAEGQSGSFDFVFIDADKRNYLNYYERALTLLRTGGLIAVDNVLWFGRVVDPEDTDKRTLAIREFNQKMHQDERVFISMLPIADGLTLALKR, from the coding sequence ATGAGCAAGAAAAGTTTGGGGTTAGATAGTCAAGTTTATAATTACTTACTATCTGTATCCTTGCGAGAGGAAGAGATCTTAACTAAGCTACGAGCAGAAACTGACCAACATCGAGGCAGTATCATGCAGATATCTCCTGATCAAGGGCAGTTTATGGCAATGCTGATTAAATTAATAGGAGCAAAGAAAGCCATTGATATTGGGGTATTTACAGGCTATAGTTCTTTGGCGGTAGCTTTAGCCTTACCCGAAGATGGTAAGGTTATCGCTTGCGACTGCGATCCGGAGTCTACGGCGATCGCCCGTCGTTTTTGGCAAGAGGCGGGAGTAGAACACAAAATTGATTTTCAGCTTGCACCAGCCCTGGATACTTTGGATCGGTTAATAGCTGAAGGGCAATCTGGAAGTTTTGATTTTGTTTTTATTGATGCAGATAAACGAAATTATCTCAACTATTATGAACGGGCATTAACTCTACTAAGAACTGGTGGTTTAATAGCTGTAGATAATGTGCTTTGGTTTGGGAGAGTTGTTGACCCAGAAGATACTGATAAAAGAACACTCGCTATTCGGGAATTTAATCAAAAAATGCACCAAGATGAAAGAGTTTTTATTAGTATGCTCCCGATCGCCGATGGTTTAACCTTGGCATTGAAGCGTTGA
- a CDS encoding lecithin--cholesterol acyltransferase: MPTEMKDMVVILPGIMGSILQKDGKDLWNVSGQAIWQVVRSLGDRLGDLKLEGDDPEGGNLDDGVIPTGLIQDTHLIPGLWKIDGYDKTSKLITDNFKVIKGDIYQDPEDQVANFYYFPYDWRRDNRANANILKRLLDKRLKTWRESSGNSDAKVILLAHSMGGLISRYYLEVLGGWKDARALFTFGTPYRGSVNAIDVLANGFRKQGIDLLKLLGMREIINSLTSIYQLLPIYPVLQVDGASKRVAEVANLPNIDQEKANQALAFHREIEAAVKTHSDSYATVPFVGIQQPTLQSAEFTNGKITVGRELPLIMKNRNLASLADGDGTVPQISAFPIEFSDRDVLEIPSFIAEAHGSLQNQPNILLNLLNKMQVSQDTGETLEDIRGRRGKQGRSIRAGKKGISLLLDDLYLQNEPILIKAKINGDEDFGALKGHLVCVSERRPDINLDFVNQSNEWSINSEILNLEPGLYRLKVTTEKTGENSPNPVHDLFEVADINS, translated from the coding sequence GTGCCAACTGAAATGAAAGATATGGTGGTAATTCTTCCCGGAATTATGGGTAGCATCTTACAAAAGGATGGTAAAGACCTGTGGAATGTTTCCGGTCAAGCAATCTGGCAAGTAGTAAGAAGTTTGGGCGATCGCTTGGGTGATTTAAAATTAGAAGGAGATGATCCAGAAGGTGGGAACCTTGATGATGGTGTCATACCAACTGGCTTGATTCAAGATACTCATCTAATTCCTGGATTATGGAAAATAGATGGCTATGACAAAACTTCGAAGCTGATTACTGATAACTTCAAGGTAATCAAAGGGGATATCTACCAAGATCCTGAGGACCAAGTAGCTAACTTTTATTATTTCCCCTACGATTGGCGCCGGGATAATCGTGCTAATGCTAATATCCTGAAACGTTTATTAGATAAAAGATTAAAAACATGGCGGGAATCTAGCGGCAATAGTGATGCCAAGGTAATTCTTTTGGCTCATAGCATGGGAGGATTAATCTCTCGCTATTACTTAGAAGTGTTAGGGGGTTGGAAAGATGCCAGAGCATTGTTTACTTTTGGTACTCCTTACCGTGGCTCGGTAAATGCGATCGATGTACTTGCCAATGGATTTAGGAAGCAAGGAATCGATCTCCTGAAGCTTTTGGGCATGAGAGAGATTATTAATTCATTGACTTCCATCTATCAGTTGTTGCCTATCTATCCTGTTTTGCAAGTTGACGGAGCCAGTAAAAGAGTTGCCGAAGTTGCCAACCTACCGAATATTGACCAAGAAAAAGCTAATCAGGCTTTAGCTTTTCATAGGGAAATTGAAGCCGCAGTTAAGACTCATTCAGATTCCTATGCCACAGTTCCCTTTGTCGGTATACAACAACCGACTTTACAATCTGCTGAATTTACTAATGGAAAAATCACAGTTGGCAGAGAGTTACCGTTAATCATGAAAAATAGAAATTTGGCAAGTCTAGCTGATGGCGATGGTACAGTGCCTCAGATTTCTGCTTTTCCAATCGAATTTAGCGATCGCGATGTGTTGGAAATTCCCAGTTTCATAGCGGAAGCTCACGGCTCTCTACAAAATCAGCCAAATATTTTGTTAAATTTACTCAACAAAATGCAAGTGTCCCAAGATACTGGTGAGACATTGGAGGATATCAGAGGTAGACGTGGCAAACAAGGCAGAAGTATTCGAGCTGGAAAAAAAGGTATTAGTCTCTTGCTAGACGATCTTTATCTCCAAAATGAACCAATTTTGATTAAAGCTAAGATTAATGGGGATGAAGATTTTGGGGCGTTGAAAGGTCATCTAGTTTGTGTTTCTGAGCGCCGTCCTGATATCAATCTAGATTTTGTCAATCAAAGTAATGAATGGTCAATTAATTCAGAGATTCTGAATCTTGAACCTGGTCTATATCGCCTGAAGGTAACTACAGAAAAGACAGGAGAAAATTCGCCCAACCCAGTTCACGATCTGTTTGAAGTTGCCGATATTAATAGCTAG